The proteins below come from a single Cupriavidus pauculus genomic window:
- a CDS encoding type 1 glutamine amidotransferase domain-containing protein codes for MSKGKVLIVGSNANRVEIQGGGWGATGQYLNETVVPAMAIIEAGYEVVLSTPNGTKMTLDAASDAPAHFGGDEAAYKRARQFWDSDPVMTNVRTLKSVIDEGLDNYAGVFIPGGQAPVVDLMQDAELRTILQHFHEKSKPTAMLCHGPISAAAAMPHAREFRAALIAGDPQKAKEWAKGWPYAGYKMTVFSATEEKYVEENILHAKIYFDMPYALKTAGGEVIIEPKDFAPHVVEDRELITGQNPASDHPIAAKFVAALDRATA; via the coding sequence GTGAGCAAAGGCAAAGTGTTGATCGTTGGCTCGAATGCCAACCGGGTCGAGATACAGGGCGGCGGCTGGGGGGCAACCGGCCAGTATCTGAATGAAACCGTCGTGCCGGCCATGGCCATTATCGAGGCCGGCTACGAGGTGGTGCTCAGCACGCCGAACGGCACCAAGATGACGCTCGATGCGGCGTCGGACGCCCCGGCGCACTTCGGGGGCGACGAAGCTGCTTACAAGCGCGCGCGCCAGTTCTGGGACAGCGACCCGGTCATGACGAACGTGCGCACGCTCAAGTCCGTGATCGACGAGGGGCTCGACAACTACGCCGGCGTGTTCATCCCGGGCGGCCAGGCTCCCGTCGTCGATCTGATGCAGGACGCGGAGCTGCGGACGATCCTGCAGCACTTCCACGAGAAGTCCAAGCCGACCGCCATGCTGTGCCACGGCCCGATCTCGGCCGCGGCCGCGATGCCGCACGCGCGCGAGTTTCGCGCGGCACTGATCGCCGGCGACCCGCAGAAGGCAAAGGAGTGGGCCAAGGGGTGGCCGTACGCGGGCTACAAGATGACCGTGTTCTCCGCTACCGAGGAGAAGTACGTCGAGGAGAATATCCTGCACGCCAAGATCTACTTCGACATGCCTTACGCGTTGAAGACGGCCGGCGGCGAGGTCATCATCGAGCCGAAGGACTTCGCGCCGCACGTGGTCGAGGACCGCGAGCTCATCACGGGGCAGAATCCCGCATCGGATCACCCGATTGCGGCAAAGTTCGTGGCCGCGCTCGATCGCGCCACGGCCTGA
- a CDS encoding putative quinol monooxygenase, producing MAHLKIMAILTAKDGKSEDLMALLAAMVAPSRAEPGNLRWDIWRDVSDSNRFVLDELYADAAAVDHHRATPHFQHYLSRVNDLATRVAVVAEPVQVGGTP from the coding sequence ATGGCGCATCTCAAGATCATGGCTATTCTGACTGCCAAGGACGGCAAGTCCGAGGATCTGATGGCATTGCTCGCGGCCATGGTCGCACCGTCCCGCGCCGAGCCCGGCAACCTGCGCTGGGACATCTGGCGTGATGTGTCGGATTCGAATCGCTTCGTGCTCGACGAACTCTATGCGGATGCCGCCGCGGTCGATCATCACCGCGCCACGCCGCATTTCCAGCACTACCTGTCGCGCGTCAACGATCTGGCGACGCGCGTCGCGGTAGTCGCCGAGCCTGTGCAGGTAGGGGGAACGCCATGA
- a CDS encoding glutathione S-transferase family protein, with protein sequence MKLYYHPLSGHSHRARLYLSLIGEPFELVEVDLPSGEHKKPAFLKLNPLGQVPVLVDGDTVVPDSNAILIYASKRFGKTDWLPQTPAGAAAVERWLSIAAGDLAFGAAAARLVTVFSAKLDAEAAIKRAHGLLQRMEDVLADRPWLAGDSPTIADVALYSYTARAPEGFVDLNAYPNVLAWLARIEALPGFVEFQRTPVGLAA encoded by the coding sequence ATGAAGCTTTACTACCACCCGCTGTCCGGGCATTCGCATCGTGCCCGGCTCTATCTGTCCCTGATCGGGGAGCCATTCGAGCTCGTCGAGGTGGATCTGCCGTCCGGCGAGCACAAGAAGCCGGCCTTTCTCAAGCTCAATCCGCTCGGACAGGTGCCGGTGCTCGTCGATGGCGACACCGTCGTGCCCGATTCCAACGCGATCCTGATCTACGCAAGCAAACGGTTCGGCAAGACCGACTGGCTGCCGCAGACGCCTGCCGGCGCCGCGGCCGTCGAGCGCTGGCTGTCGATCGCGGCGGGCGACCTCGCATTCGGCGCCGCGGCCGCGCGGCTCGTCACGGTGTTTTCGGCCAAGCTCGATGCGGAGGCCGCCATCAAACGCGCGCACGGGCTGCTCCAGCGCATGGAGGACGTGCTGGCGGACCGCCCGTGGTTGGCCGGAGACAGCCCGACCATCGCCGATGTCGCGTTGTACAGCTATACCGCGCGCGCGCCGGAAGGGTTCGTCGATCTGAACGCCTATCCGAACGTACTGGCGTGGCTCGCGCGCATCGAGGCGCTGCCCGGTTTCGTGGAATTCCAGCGCACGCCGGTCGGCCTGGCCGCCTGA